In Acidimicrobiia bacterium, the following are encoded in one genomic region:
- the lpdA gene encoding dihydrolipoyl dehydrogenase, translated as MVVGEVAESLDLLVIGGGPGGYAAALHGARLGRTVTLIEKEHLGGVCLNVGCIPSKALLEVADAAALPGRVAGWGVAATTSIDMAQVQSHLQQIVSDLTGGVAQLLSQAGVQLISGTARFSRPNRVAVEHGDSLSHFEFADVIVATGSRPIDLPDLPVDGQRVVGSTELLFSSKLPENLVLVGGGYIGVELATAFAKLGSHVTIVEAEKQLLTGFDKRVAGLVARGLEKLGVALLLNHRAQKLESEGLLVAGPKGSVALPADKICVVVGRRPNSDTVGLREAGVLINSQGLVDVDAQRRAADHIFVIGDLTEGPALAHKATAEAEVAAEVACGGAEVFDPTVIPMIVFSDPQVLSVGVDPSQAKKQGLESFRFPFAASGRARTMGDSEGFVTVVADDAGTVVGVHAVGSHVAELAGEAVLAIEMAAAVEDLARTIHAHPTLGESIMEAALGLAGRPVHVSRVSKNEKS; from the coding sequence ATGGTGGTAGGTGAAGTGGCGGAAAGCCTCGACCTTTTGGTTATTGGCGGCGGCCCGGGTGGTTACGCCGCAGCGTTGCACGGGGCAAGGTTGGGCCGAACGGTTACTTTGATTGAAAAAGAACACCTCGGGGGTGTTTGTCTCAACGTGGGGTGCATTCCTTCTAAGGCGCTTTTAGAAGTTGCCGATGCCGCCGCTCTACCGGGGCGGGTTGCCGGCTGGGGAGTAGCAGCCACTACCTCTATCGACATGGCGCAGGTTCAAAGCCATTTGCAGCAAATCGTTTCTGACCTAACCGGCGGGGTGGCACAGTTGCTTAGCCAAGCGGGGGTTCAGCTTATTTCGGGCACTGCTCGTTTTAGCCGGCCGAACCGAGTGGCAGTAGAACACGGCGACTCGCTGAGTCATTTTGAGTTTGCTGATGTGATCGTGGCGACTGGTTCGCGGCCTATTGATTTACCTGACCTGCCTGTTGATGGGCAACGAGTGGTGGGTTCTACAGAATTGCTTTTTTCGAGCAAATTACCAGAAAACCTTGTTCTGGTGGGCGGCGGCTACATCGGGGTTGAGTTGGCGACGGCTTTTGCCAAGTTGGGTAGCCACGTCACCATTGTCGAAGCAGAAAAACAGTTACTTACTGGCTTTGATAAACGGGTGGCTGGTTTGGTGGCTCGGGGCTTAGAAAAACTCGGGGTGGCGCTGTTGCTTAATCACCGAGCGCAAAAGCTAGAAAGTGAAGGCCTTTTGGTTGCGGGCCCCAAGGGTTCGGTAGCGTTGCCTGCGGACAAAATCTGTGTGGTGGTGGGCCGCCGCCCCAACAGCGACACGGTAGGGCTACGAGAAGCCGGGGTGTTGATCAATAGCCAGGGGTTGGTGGATGTTGATGCCCAGCGACGGGCCGCTGACCATATTTTTGTGATTGGCGATCTGACCGAAGGCCCGGCGTTGGCGCACAAAGCAACCGCTGAAGCTGAGGTGGCCGCCGAGGTGGCTTGCGGGGGTGCCGAAGTTTTTGACCCCACGGTCATCCCCATGATTGTTTTTTCCGACCCGCAAGTTTTGTCGGTGGGGGTGGACCCAAGCCAAGCCAAAAAGCAAGGGCTTGAGTCTTTCCGTTTTCCGTTTGCGGCTTCGGGTCGGGCCCGCACAATGGGCGACAGTGAGGGGTTTGTCACCGTGGTGGCTGATGACGCCGGCACCGTAGTAGGTGTGCATGCCGTGGGTAGCCACGTGGCCGAGTTGGCTGGCGAAGCAGTTTTAGCTATCGAGATGGCGGCCGCCGTTGAGGATCTGGCCCGCACCATTCATGCTCACCCCACTTTGGGAGAAAGCATTATGGAAGCCGCACTCGGCTTAGCCGGGCGCCCGGTGCATGTTTCTCGTGTGTCCAAAAACGAGAAATCTTAG
- a CDS encoding aminotransferase class I/II-fold pyridoxal phosphate-dependent enzyme, with protein MPESLYENLPVPDLSPDGRRQVRMAKWTRYGDAQAAWLAEHDLGAPPEVRTRLHELVAGGAFGYHFEPENVLGSFSRWTTQRHGWTPDPELGILTENVLQGIWLGVEVFTQPGDGVVISTPIYPPFLDISPSTARRQVEWPMYRDDQGWHNDLDGLESLLAGDPGIRLMVICHPHNPTGVVFTEAELARIVALATQHNVKIISDEIHGDLVHPGAKHIPMLAIPGAEACTVTLASGVKTFGFGGIKCAVAQTANENLLENLQSVSAKLLGGGANRMGAEATVAAWDNGQGWLDEMKLILDANRHCLVDRLAAELPRVRVHLPQATFLGWLDFSAYSPDERTDKWLHRHTGIAGQDGENFGAQGTNHVRFTFGVAPELLNQMIDQMVAGLPKL; from the coding sequence ATGCCTGAATCTCTGTACGAAAACCTTCCCGTGCCAGACCTTTCGCCAGATGGCCGTCGACAGGTGCGCATGGCTAAATGGACCCGCTATGGGGATGCCCAAGCCGCTTGGTTGGCCGAACATGACTTAGGGGCGCCCCCCGAGGTGCGTACTCGGTTGCACGAGTTGGTAGCCGGTGGGGCTTTTGGCTACCATTTTGAACCCGAAAACGTGTTGGGATCTTTTTCGCGTTGGACCACCCAACGGCATGGTTGGACGCCTGACCCTGAGTTAGGAATTTTGACCGAAAACGTGTTGCAAGGTATTTGGCTGGGCGTAGAGGTCTTTACCCAACCCGGCGACGGGGTAGTTATTTCAACCCCTATTTATCCGCCATTTTTAGATATCAGTCCCAGCACCGCCCGTCGCCAGGTGGAATGGCCTATGTATAGAGATGACCAGGGGTGGCATAACGATCTTGATGGGCTGGAATCTTTGCTGGCCGGCGACCCCGGTATTCGTTTAATGGTGATTTGCCATCCTCATAACCCGACCGGGGTGGTCTTTACCGAAGCCGAGCTAGCCCGCATTGTGGCTTTAGCCACCCAACACAATGTGAAGATTATTTCTGATGAAATCCACGGTGACTTAGTGCACCCTGGCGCTAAGCACATTCCGATGTTGGCCATTCCGGGCGCCGAGGCCTGCACGGTCACCTTGGCTTCCGGCGTTAAGACCTTTGGGTTTGGTGGTATTAAATGTGCGGTGGCCCAAACAGCCAACGAGAATCTTTTGGAAAACCTTCAAAGCGTCTCTGCCAAACTTTTGGGTGGGGGCGCCAACCGCATGGGGGCCGAAGCCACCGTCGCTGCTTGGGATAACGGCCAAGGTTGGTTAGATGAAATGAAACTGATCCTTGATGCTAATCGTCATTGTCTGGTTGATCGCTTGGCGGCAGAGTTGCCCCGGGTGCGGGTGCATTTGCCGCAAGCAACATTTTTGGGGTGGCTTGACTTTTCGGCTTATTCGCCAGATGAACGCACCGACAAATGGTTGCATCGTCATACCGGGATTGCTGGCCAAGATGGCGAAAACTTTGGCGCCCAAGGAACCAACCACGTGCGCTTTACCTTTGGTGTGGCCCCCGAGTTGTTAAACCAGATGATCGACCAAATGGTTGCAGGTTTACCAAAGCTTTAA